One window of Myripristis murdjan chromosome 8, fMyrMur1.1, whole genome shotgun sequence genomic DNA carries:
- the LOC115363089 gene encoding ubiquitin carboxyl-terminal hydrolase 37-like gives MGGCFSRKDTVEVDTAPVPISALASSAGEKTPSSYHVSPSPSLPAIPPESPSISRSSSLSSLLQTEKTPSSFQVSPSPSPPATPSESPSISRSSSLSSLHLSSLFDTEKTPSSFRVSPSPSPLATPPESPSISRSSSLSSLHLSSLFDTEKTPSGSPSSSRPSSPTRAATPSCEESSTISDPSSTLTPLTPCGPSGQDHTTKPAEQESGPVKEAGKSFWKWRDFFLKGLFNKRKSQQKKLGLPNIGNTCFISATLQGLYNTESLCSAIMRQEGLWSPQAETPLKLQRYFGELHKARLGKPSYKGKRRLLSSLKSYMAAYNEEYDCNSQQDAHEFFLLLLMAMKSEGAMLQETSFVPDYVCPVETFEFHLQCVRTCSSCGQKIYQEEEHNNLSLDVSSSVEDSLQLYFTESELECRCWQCSARQATTVRHFLTLPRVLVLHIKRFQHDRGELRKVDASISIPRVLSLAPHCGQQRDEAAEDQLSVTKTRAPTGSLQSSHTSGTA, from the exons ATGGGCGGATGCTTCTCCAGAAAG GACACCGTCGAGGTCGACACAGCCCCCGTCCCGATCTCGGCCTTGGCCTCATCCGCTGGGGAGAAGACTCCCTCTTCTTACCAtgtttctccctccccctctcttcctgcCATCCCTCCCgagtctccctccatctcccgcTCCTCCAGCCTGTCCTCCCTGCTTCAAACTGAGAAGACACCCTCCTCTTTCCAGgtttctccctccccctctcctcctgccaCCCCTTCCgagtctccctccatctcccgcTCCTCCAGCCTGTCCTCCCTGCACCTGTCCTCTCTTTTTGACACTGAGAAGACACCCTCCTCTTTCCGGgtttctccctccccctctcctctcgcCACCCCTCCCgagtctccctccatctcccgcTCCTCCAGCCTGTCCTCCCTGCACCTGTCTTCTCTTTTTGACACTGAGAAGACACCCTCAGGGTCCCCCTCCAGCAGCcgtccctcctcccccacccgAGCTGCTACGCCATCATGTGAGGAGTCCAGCACCATCAGCGACCCCTCCTCCACTTTGACGCCCTTGACTCCCTGCGGTCCGAGCGGCCAGGACCACACCACCAAACCAGCAGAGCAGGAATCAGG GCCAGTGAAAGAGGCAGGAAAATCCTTCTGGAAGTGGAGGGACTTTTTCCTCAAGGGCCTCTTCAACAAGAGAAAATCCCAGCAGAAGAAACTTGG gTTGCCAAACATCGGCAACACCTGTTTCATCAGTGCAACTCTCCAGGGCCTGTACAACACTGAGAGCCTCTGCAGCGCCATCATGAGGCAGGAGGGTCTCTGGAGCCCCCAAGCTGAAACCCCCCTCAAGCTGCAGAG GTATTTTGGAGAGTTGCACAAAGCCAGGCTTGGAAAGCCGTCATACAAGGGGAAGAGGAGGCTCCTGTCCTCTCTGAAGAGTTACATGGCCGCTTACAATGAGGAGTACGATTGTAACTCTCAGCAG GATGCACATGAGtttttcctgctcctcctgatgGCGATGAAGTCAGAAGGTGCGATGCTGCAGGAGACGTCCTTCGTGCCGGACTACGTTTGTCCGGTTGAAACCTTTGAGTTTCACCTGCAGTGTGTCCGCACCTGCTCCAG CTGCGGCCAGAAAATCTACCAGGAGGAAGAGCACAACAACTTGTCGCTGGATGTCTCTTCCTCCGTGGAAGACAGCCTCCAGCTCTACTTCACA GAGTCAGAGTTGGAGTGCAGGTGCTGGCAGTGCTCTGCTCGCCAGGCAACCACAGTCCGACATTTCCTCACTCTGCCCCG GGTGCTGGTTCTTCACATTAAACGGTTCCAGCATGACAGGGGAGAGTTGAGGAAAGTGGACGCCTCCATCAGCATCCCACGAGTGCTGTCGCTGGCTCCCCACTGCGGACAGCAGAGGGACGAAGCTGCAGAGGACCAACTGAG tgTGACAAAGACAAGAGCACCTACCGGCTCTCTGCAGTCGTCTCACACCTCGGGTACAGCATGA